Part of the Planctomycetota bacterium genome is shown below.
GTTGCCAGGGTGAGGGGCCCGAATTGTCGAACCCGGACCCGAAGCTTCCGCTTCGGCGTTCTATTTGTTTCACACTCGTATCTTGGCTCGCATGACGACGCCGAAGCGGAAGCTTCGGGTCCTTTCAGTCGCAATCAATCTGCAGAATGCTTTCATCACCCCATATAGCAGCATCGCGCTCCTGCTTACAAACGATGTATGCGAAGCAAGCCTTCAGGTGCGAGAGATCGGTAACGGGCTTGGGGCTACAGCTCGAACTCCAGAGCCTTCCTGGCAGATAACTTTTCATCTCGAAGCTGCTGCCTATCTTGATGCCGCCCACGGTACGACGGACGTCTGCATAGTTGCCGGGATGGCGTAGTAGCAGGTGCGCGTGTGCGTCACCGACGCTCACCGAAGCGAGACTGACTTCTCGGCGAATGGCAGCGTCCCGGATCGCTTCAAGCGTCTTTGCCCGAAGACCTTCAGGAATTAGCACGGGTGGTGACGCACGTGACTTCGCGTAGCGGTGCAGTCCCGCATGCTCACCTGCAGGGGGCGGCGTTTTGTAGTCGCCACTCGAATGGACGCGGTGATCGTGATCGCGAAAGCCACGTGGGTCTCCGGGAAGCCAGCTGCAATGGGTGCCAAGGACGACGTGCCACCAGTTTCGGAACGGTGGTTTCACGGTTGCGAAGAATGTGAATGTGTCGCCGAAGCGGGAGCTTCGGGTTGTCGGAGGACCCGAAGCTTCCGCTTCGGCGTCGGGAGGTCAGTCAAACACAGGGCGCTTGGTATGAAAGTCGGTGACGGACTCGAAAAGCCGTCCGGCTTGAAGCATCTTGGATTCAGCAAAAGCCGGTCCGATCAGATGCAAACCGATGGGCAGCGGCTTCTCACCTGAGGTGAAGCCGCACGGCACACTCATCGAGCAGTTGCCGGCGATGTTGCTGGTGACGGTGAAGACGTCGCACAGGTACATGCTCAGCGGGTCGGCCGCCTTCTCGCCGACCTTGAAAGCCGGGAAAGGGCTCGTCGGGCTGGCGATGACGTCGCACTTCTGGAACGCCTGCTCGAAGTCTTGTGCAATTCGAGTCCGGACCTTGAGGGCCGTGTTGTAATACGCGTCGTAGTAGCCGCTGGAAAGGGCGTACGTGCCGATCATGATGCGGCGTTTGACCTCGGGGCCGAAGCCTTCTTCGCGGCTCTTGCTGAAGAGCTCGATGATGTCCTGGACCGGTTCGCTGGTGCGATGGCCGAAGTGGACGCCGTCGTAGCGGGCGAGGTTGCTGGAGGCCTCGCACGGCGCGATGACGTAGTAGGCGGCGATGCCGTACTCGGTGTGCGGCAGGCTGACGTCGACCACCTCGGCCCCGTGTTCCTGTAAGACGGCAAGCGCCGCGTCGAATGCGGCTTGGACTTCCGGATCGACACCGCCGGACTGCTCGGCGGCGGAGGTGAACTCCTTGGCGATGCCGATGCGGAGCCCCTTGGCACTGCCCGCCTGAACGAGCTTCTCGGCCTCGGCGACGAAGTCGGGCACCTCGACGGGCGCGGAGGTCGAGTCGAGAGGGTCGTGGCCGCAGAGAACGTTGAGCAGCAGGGCGGCGTCGCTGACGGTCCAGGCGAACGGGCCGATCTGATCGAGCGAGCTGGCGAAGGCGACGAGGCCGTAGCGGCTGACTCGGCCGTAGGTGGGCTTGATGCCGACGGTGCCGCAGAGGCTGGCGGGTTGTCGGATGGAGCCGCCGGTGTCGGAGCCGATGCTGCCGACGCAGAATCCTGCCGCCAGTGCTGCTGCCGAGCCTCCTGAGCTGCCGCCTGGCACGCGATCGGTGTCCCACGGGTTCCGCGTCGAGCCGAAGGCGGAGTTCTCGGTCGACGAGCCCATGGCGAACTCATCGAGGTTCGTCTTCCCGACGATGACGGCCCCGGCCTCTTCGAGCTTGCGGATGGCGGTGGCGTCGTAGGGGCTCTTGAAGTGCTCGAGCATCTTGCTGGAGCAGGTCGTGGTGCCCCAGCTGGTGCACAGGTTGTCCTTCACCGCGATCGGCACGCCCGCCAGCGGCCCGGTGACGCTCCCCGCATCGACATTGGCCGCTCGACGCAGCGCCCGCTGCGCGTCGGTAGAGACGAAGGCCTTGATGTCCTGGTCGTGCTGATCGATCGCCGCCAGCGCCGCCCGCACGAGCTCATCGCTGGAGACGTCCTTGGCCCGAATGGCGTCACGAGCGGCGAGAAGGGAAGGAAGAGGCATGGTGATCGCAGAAAGCTTGAAGGAGGAAGCTTGAAGCCTGAAGAGCCGAGCGTCGTTGCGGCAAACAACCGCACCCATCCGACCTTCAAGCTTCAGGCTTCACCCTTCAAGCTTTCCGGCCATCAGGCTTTACCCCGCCGAGTCTTCGTCGCCGCCGAGGACTTTGGGGACCTTGAAGAAGGGCGGGTCGCTATCGGGGGCGTTGCGGAGGACCTGGTCGACGGTGAGCGGGTCGCCGACGGCGTCTTGGCGGAGCACGTTGGTCAGGTCGGCCGCGTGGGCGGTGGGATCGACACCGGCGACGTCGACCTCGCGGATTTTGGCGATGTAGCCCAGGATCCCACCGAGCTGCTCGGCGTAGGGGTGGATGGCCTCGTCAGCGGGGGCCAAGCGGGCGAGCTTGGCGACGTGCCGGACATCGTCATCGGTAATGGCGGGCGAGGCGTCGGCCATGGGACCAGTTTTAGGCGTGGGCGCGGTGGACGGGATGGGCGGAGTGGATGAGTGGGCGTTGTGGGGTCTTGCGACTTGAGCCGGCTGGGGCGTTGGGGCGGTTATGGGGCGGTCTGAGGGGCTTTGGCTGGGGCGTCTGGCATTGACAGGCGCGGCGGCCAAGGTACAAAGGCGGGTCCGTCGGCCGGTCCGATGGGGCGTTGGAACTTCAGCGGGAACCTCCCGCGGGGTGACGCGTCCCAGAAGAGGCCGCCGAGGCTGCTGCAGAAGCCCGTGCCGCCGCCGGTGCCCAGTCACCGGACCCCGCCAGGCACTTCGAAAAGGGCTCTGCAACCCCATTCGCGGCAGGCTTCCACCACCCTGCCCTCCGGCACCTTCGCCTCCACCGGCCACGCCGCCCCAAGAGGCCTTCACGCCAGCTCCACCGCCACCATGTCGACGCCTCAGGATCTGTCTCGCTCGGCCCGTGTTCGTCCCATCGCATCCGTCCGGCGTCGGCTCGCCCGCGCGGTCCGTCGCGTGACTTTGGATCTCACCGGCCCGCACTCCTCCGCCGCTGGGCGCGCTGCGCTCATCGAGCGGCTCGAGGTGCGTCGCCAGCTGACGACGCTGTTTCCAGGCGACACCTTCATCTACTCCTCGTTTGACAACGAATCGCTGCCGGAAGACGCCGACGACTTCATCCCCGTCGAGTTCCGGGTCGAAGGTGACGCGGGGACCACCGTCGATGTCTTTGGCTCCACCGTGAGTGGTCAGCTCAGTGACCTCTCTGGGGTCATCGTCCGATCATCCACGGGCGAGATCATCAACGAGCGTGGCGGCCTTGGCGGCCGGATCGGTGCCCTGCCGCTGGTCCCAGACGAGCTTCTGTTCTTCTCCGAGTTCGGGACCATCCAGAACTACAGCGCTTCCGATCTCATCGGCTTCGACGTGGGCAGCGACATTCGCCTCGCGCCACAATCGGCCCTTGCAGTGTCGAGCCTGGCGACCAACACCAACGGCGACACCTTCGGCCTGCAGCTTTCCGACGATGATGGCCTGGGTGGGCCACGCCTCGATCTGCTCATCTTCAACACCGATCGCACCGACTTCGATCCGCTCGCTGAAATCTTCGGGATCGGCGACGCCAGCCGGACCCCAGGAAACCCCGGTTTCGATCCTGTGGATCGCGGCAATGTCGGTGATGCGATCTTCGTCACCGACCTGCGCGACGACGTCATCGCAGCCGCCAATGCCGCTCCCGAGCTCGATCCCACGGCGCTCGACCCGATGGCGGACCCATTAGCGCTAGACGACGTCGTCTCGATTTTCGGGGCCGACTTCCGGTCGACCGATCCCGACACGCTGGTCGCCGGCATCGTCATCAACACGCTCCGACCGGATCCCGACGGCGACGACGAAGACGGCCCGGCCACCGCAGAGGTCAACGTCCCCGCCTTCTTCGAGATCGACATCTCCGACCTGACGGCTCCCGTCGTCAGCTATCTCGGCAGCGGCTTCTCCGCGGAACAAGGCCAAGACGCCGACGATCTGCAGGCCGAGATCACCGCCTTCACGTTTGTCGAGAACGGGCTCGACGAGATGGGCGACCCGATCGCGGACAGCCTGCTTCTGCACGGCACCTTCCGTGATCGGACAGGTGAGGGCGGCGAAGCGACGGCCGTCCGTGCGACCACGGGCGTCGTCCTTACCGACGGTGCGACAGGCACCTCGTTCGTGTCGCAGGCGGGCATTCGCGAGGTTGTGCTTTTCGAGGAAGTCGTTGCGGTCACGAGCCTCGAGTACCGGCCGACGGACGGACTCGTCTACGCACTGAGCGAGCCAGGCGACGATCAGCAGTTCTTCAATTTCGATCCCAACTTCAACCCTGAAAACGAAGACGAGCTGCCAAACTTCGTTGGCGGTGTTGCCGGTTCGTCTGATGAAGACGACATCCGCGGCGAGATGCTCGACTCGCTCACCTTCGATCCGACGCTGTTCGATCCGCTGCTCGACGACGGCGACGGCATTCCCGAGGCCGGTGAGATTGGGACATTCCTCAGCTTCGATTCCGAAACTGACGAACTGCTTCAGATCGACGTCCGACCCCGCGGTGTTGGTGGTGCGTTGTCGATCTACAGCGTCGTTGTCAACGACGGCACGCTCGACACGATCATTGCCGTCCAGCCGATCGAGTTCGAAGACGACGACGACACCGAAATCAATGAAGAGGCCGATGTGGCTTTGACGTCGACCACCATCGACCGTCTGGGCTTCACAGGGACGTCTGGCACACTCTCGTTCTACGGCGACGATTCTTCGGCGGTCTCGCCGGATGGCAGTGGCCTGCTGTTCCTCGGCCTGAAGTACGTCGTGACGCCGGAAATGGGCGATCCGTTCGTTCAATCGGTCGCCAGCCTCGATCCCGAAGACGGAACCGAAGGCACCAGCCTCTTCACCGGCCCGCTCTTCGATGGTGAGATTCGGCCCGGCCTGTACGTGGAGGACTCGTCACTCGGCGTGTTCAACTTCGCCGGAACGGTGACCGGCAATGTCCGCATTGAGGGTGCTCTGGGTGAGTTTGTCGCCGGACAGATTCTGACGGGCAACGCGCTTGGCAATTTCACGTCAACCGCGTCGAACACCGTGTTCGAGTCAGCGCCCGTCTACCAGGAGCAGAACTTCGCCGTCTTCGGCGATGTCGACAACATCGTCAGCATCGGTTCGATCGGCGACAATGAGGTCGGCGGAGCCATCGACTTCTCAGAGGTCGGTGCACCCGACAGTCAAGCGTTCTCCAGCGGGACCGACATCGCCATCGCCGGACGGGTCGGTGCGATTCGCAGCACCGTCGGCAGCGTCTCGGCCACCATCGAAGTCGTCGGCGACGTCGAGCCCGAGGACGGCTTCATCGCGCCGACGCTCTTCAAGACAGGGCGCGACGTCTACCAGGAACTTGAGCTCCAGGTTCAGCCCGACGGCGACAACATCGGGCAGCTCTTCCAGCAAGGCGAGGTCATCACCGGGTCGTTCTTCAACGATTCCTTCACGACGTTCGAGCCCGTCGGTGCGCGGCCCGACGGAACCCTGACCATTCAGGGCCTCATCGACACCACCTCGACCAGCGCCGCATTCGACGACTTTGTCGACTACTTCGGCGTCGGCTTGGTCGCGGGACAAACCGTCACGGTGGACCTCGACTTCTTCGGGAATCCGCTCGCCGTCGGCATCTTCGATCCCGACGGTCGGCTTGTCGCGACGGACTTTGAGGACAACCGCCCCTTGGACGTCCTGGGCGCGCCCTTCCAGTTCACGACCAAGACGGCGGGCAACTACCGCATCGCGATCGGCTACGCCGCCGCACCGGGCTTCAACGACGGTGCAGGTCTCAACGGTCTCATCGTCACCGGATTCTCCCCGTACGAGCTGAACCTCGAGGGTCTGGGCGACATGAGCGTCGGCGGCATCGTCGCAGCTCAGCGCATCTACGCGGGTCGCCAGCTCGGCACCGTTTTCTTCTCGAAGGCCAACGTGTTCGACGGCGTCTTCGACACCATTCGCATCCGGCAGGACGACCTGGGCATCGTCGACGCCAGGAACGAATCCTTCACCGAGGTAGGAATCCTGCGTGTGACGCAAGGCAACCTTCGCCACCTCGGTGGAAGTGGCGTCGGCGGCCAGGACGTCGGGCCTCTGCTCGATACCCGCGATGCCAACGTTCGCGTCGGCTTCAGCATCGGTCGAGTCGAGGCGACCGGTGTCGCAGGCGATGCCGCGTTCTACGGCGGCGATGTGTTCCTCAACTTCACTGGCGTCACCACGTTCACCGGCGAGATCGACCTCACCCAAGTTGCCGCCGGCGATGACATTCAGGTCATTGAGGCCGAACGAGACGTCTTCGGCAACTTCATCACTGGCCGCGGCATCGGTTCGATCGCTGCGGGTCGGAATTGGGGCAACGAGAACCTTGGCATTCTCTCCCGAATCTTCGTCAACGTCGACGACATCAACGACGACGGCTTCGTCGATCTGCTCAGTGTCGGCGGTGATGTCGGCGGCGGCGACACGACCGCAGGCGGCGGTGTCATCGTCGGCGGCCCGGCAATCGACGTCGGGACCAACGGCAACTTCCGCTACTTCGATGTCGGTGAGAACGCCTCGGTCCTTCGCGACCCCCAGTTCGGTACCTTCCCGACCAACCAGTACCAGGAAGTGCCGCTCGGTGAGAGCTTCGAGTACACCGACGACTCCGGTACACGCGTCCGCATCTCGACGGAAGAAGGCGAGCCGGATCCCGCCTTTGACATCACCTTCAACCCCTTCGACATCCCGATCGTCGGTGCCGGCCAGCTCGAGGTGCTCACCTACCCGGTGCGTAGCGGTGGCAGCATTCTCGTCAACGTCCGTTCGACACGTAGCGTCGGCGTTCAAACGCTTGATCGTGGGCAACGCGCAACCGCCGAGGTCGGCAACATCTTCCTCACCGGAACCAATGGCAGGCCGGTCCTGTTCGAGGTCGACAACGACGATCCCGGCTTCGACGACGTCGACCAGACCGTGGTCTTCGGCGCGGCCCAGGACCTGCCATTCGACTTCAACAACCCGAATGCCGACCTGAGTCCGTTCGACGATTACGAGGTTCGCCTC
Proteins encoded:
- the gatA gene encoding Asp-tRNA(Asn)/Glu-tRNA(Gln) amidotransferase subunit GatA → MPLPSLLAARDAIRAKDVSSDELVRAALAAIDQHDQDIKAFVSTDAQRALRRAANVDAGSVTGPLAGVPIAVKDNLCTSWGTTTCSSKMLEHFKSPYDATAIRKLEEAGAVIVGKTNLDEFAMGSSTENSAFGSTRNPWDTDRVPGGSSGGSAAALAAGFCVGSIGSDTGGSIRQPASLCGTVGIKPTYGRVSRYGLVAFASSLDQIGPFAWTVSDAALLLNVLCGHDPLDSTSAPVEVPDFVAEAEKLVQAGSAKGLRIGIAKEFTSAAEQSGGVDPEVQAAFDAALAVLQEHGAEVVDVSLPHTEYGIAAYYVIAPCEASSNLARYDGVHFGHRTSEPVQDIIELFSKSREEGFGPEVKRRIMIGTYALSSGYYDAYYNTALKVRTRIAQDFEQAFQKCDVIASPTSPFPAFKVGEKAADPLSMYLCDVFTVTSNIAGNCSMSVPCGFTSGEKPLPIGLHLIGPAFAESKMLQAGRLFESVTDFHTKRPVFD
- the gatC gene encoding Asp-tRNA(Asn)/Glu-tRNA(Gln) amidotransferase subunit GatC, whose translation is MADASPAITDDDVRHVAKLARLAPADEAIHPYAEQLGGILGYIAKIREVDVAGVDPTAHAADLTNVLRQDAVGDPLTVDQVLRNAPDSDPPFFKVPKVLGGDEDSAG